From the Lathyrus oleraceus cultivar Zhongwan6 chromosome 4, CAAS_Psat_ZW6_1.0, whole genome shotgun sequence genome, one window contains:
- the LOC127138168 gene encoding LOW QUALITY PROTEIN: G-type lectin S-receptor-like serine/threonine-protein kinase RLK1 (The sequence of the model RefSeq protein was modified relative to this genomic sequence to represent the inferred CDS: inserted 1 base in 1 codon; deleted 1 base in 1 codon), with amino-acid sequence MASLILLFLLYSLILQSISVAAQTKSTLATGDSFTARTKTSQWLFSPSGDFAFGFLPLKDTNXFLLPIWYAKISEKTIVWYANGDNPAPKGSKVELTAKDGLVLTSPNGVGLWNTTDVLSDGISHGVLNDTGNFVLQDDDFKNLWETFNFPRDTLLPSQVLEKGVKLSSMLKETNFSKGRFELHLQNDGDLVMYSINLPSSYVNENYYESSIVGSNTSSAGAQLVFDSSGKLYVLRENNEKFYMSGENGEDNYLNDVSSFDFCLRVTLNFDGVFSLFYYPKSSMECDHIVAFGSGVCGYNSICILGDDKRPTCQCPKSYSLVDPDDLYGSCKPDFIQEYEEDELSEKSNDLYDFEILSETDWPLSDYVLQRPFTEEQCRKSCLEDCLCSVAIFRISDSCWKKKLPLSNGKYDPTLTKAKVFLKVRKDNTSIASLPIPIIVNKNNKETLVVVISVLFGSFAILNVVLIVAICVSTSMILWYKKKLRRFSTSETRVETNLRCFTYEELEKAANGFDKELGRGSFGIVYEGVINNNTCSETRVAVKKLNNFVLDQAHKEFRNEVNVIGLTHHKSLVRLLGFCEGGSERLLVYEYMSNGTLANLLFNTDEEKQKPSWKLRLEIAIGVARGLVYLHEECITKIIHCDIKPQNILLDDYFNARISDFGLAKLLNMNESKTNIGIRGTKGYVAVEWFKNMPITAKVDVYSYGVVLLEIISCRRCVKEMDPEDEKQAILTKWAYDCYKEGVLDALVEGDNEALKEKEMLEKLVMIALWCVQEDPHLRPTMRTVVLMLEGTVEVQAPPYPSQISIQYCVS; translated from the exons ATGGCTTCTCTTATACTTCTCTTTCTCCTCTACTCACTGATTCTGCAATCCATCAGTGTTGCAGCACAAACCAAAAGTACCCTAGCCACTGGTGATTCTTTTACTGCAAGAACCAAAACCTCTCAATGGCTGTTTTCACCTTCTGGTGACTTTGCCTTTGGTTTTCTTCCACTTAAAGACACTA TTTTTTTGCTTCCCATTTGGTATGCCAAAATTTCTGAGAAAACTATTGTGTGGTATGCTAATGGAGACAATCCTGCACCAAAAGGGTCAAAAGTTGAACTCACTGCCAAAGACGGGTTGGTGCTAACTTCTCCAAATGGTGTCGGGTTATGGAATACTACTGACGTACTCAGCGATGGAATTTCTCATGGTGTGTTAAATGACACTGGCAATTTTGTTCTTCAGGATGATGATTTCAAAAATCTCTGGGAGACTTTCAACTTTCCTAGGGACACATTGTTGCCGTCTCAAGTTCTTGAGAAAGGTGTAAAGCTTAGTTCAATGCTTAAGGAGACAAATTTCAGTAAGGGGAGGTTTGAGCTCCATTTACAAAATGATGGTGATCTTGTTATGTATTCTATTAATTTACCATCTAGTTATGTTAATGAAAACTATTATGAAAGTAGCATTGTTGGATCCAATACATCAAGTGCTGGAGCTCAATTGGTCTTTGACAGTTCAGGGAAGTTGTATGTCTTGAGAGAGAACAACGAGAAATTCTATATGTCAGGAGAAAATGGAGAAGATAATTACCTTAATGATGTTTCCAGCTTTGATTTTTGCCTCAGAGTAACTCTTAATTTTGATGGAGTGTTTTCACTTTTTTATTATCCGAAGAGTTCAATGGAGTGTGATCATATTGTCGCTTTTGGCAGTGGTGTTTGTGGATACAATAGCATTTGCATTTTGGGAGATGAT AAGAGACCAACCTGTCAGTGTCCAAAAAGTTACTCACTGGTTGATCCTGATGATCTATATGGTAGCTGCAAGCCAGATTTCATACAAGAATATGAAGAAGATGAACTTAGTGAAAAAAGCAATGATCTCTATGACTTTGAGATTTTGTCTGAGACTGATTGGCCTCTATCAGATTATGTGCTTCAAAGGCCTTTTACTGAAGAACAGTGTAGGAAATCTTGTCTGGAAGATTGTTTGTGTTCTGTGGCTATTTTTAGGATAAGTGATAGTTGCTGGAAGAAGAAGTTACCACTCTCAAATGGGAAATATGATCCAACACTTACTAAGGCTAAGGTCTTCTTGAAAGTGAGAAAAGATAATACCTCCATTGCTTCTCTCCCAATCCCAATCATTGTGAACAAGAATAATAAGGAAACTTTGGTTGTGGTTATTTCTGTGCTTTTTGGTAGCTTTGCAATTCTCAATGTTGTATTGATTGTAGCAATATGTGTCAGCACCTCCATGATTCTTTGGTACAAGAAGAAGCTTAGAAGATTTAGCACAAGTGAGACTCGTGTTGAAACCAATCTGCGTTGCTTCACTTACGAAGAGCTTGAAAAAGCTGCCAATGGATTTGACAAAGAGCTAGGAAGGGGATCTTTTGGTATTGTTTATGAAGGagtcatcaacaacaacacatGTTCCGAAACTCGCGTGGCGGTGAAAAAGTTGAACAATTTTGTGTTGGATCAAGCTCATAAGGAATTCAGAAATGAAGTGAATGTCATCGGTCTCACTCATCACAAGAGTTTGGTTCGTTTACTAGGATTTTGTGAGGGTGGATCTGAAAGATTGTTGGTTTATGAGTACATGAGCAATGGCACTTTGGCGAATTTACTTTTCAATACTGATGAGGAGAAACAGAAACCAAGTTGGAAACTAAGACTTGAAATTGCAATAGGGGTAGCTAGAGGACTTGTGTATTTACATGAAGAGTGCATCACTAAGATCATCCATTGTGACATAAAGCCTCAAAACATACTCCTTGATGATTATTTCAATGCAAGAATTTCTGACTTTGGATTAGCCAAGCTGTTAAACATGAATGAGAGCAAAACCAATATTGGCATAAGGGGAACAAAAGGGTATGTTGCAGTTGAATGGTTTAAAAACATGCCTATCACAGCTAAGGTGGATGTGTACAGTTATGGAGTAGTGCTACTTGAGATAATTTCATGTAGAAGGTGCGTTAAAGAAATGGATCCTGAAGATGAAAAGCAAGCTATATTAACCAAATGGGCTTATGATTGCTACAAAGAAGGTGTTTTAGATGCCTTGGTTGAAGGTGACAATGAGGCATTGAAGGAGAAAGAAATGTTAGAGAAACTGGTAATGATTGCTCTTTGGTGTGTTCAAGAGGATCCACATCTTAGACCAACCATGAGAACTGTGGTACTTATGCTCGAGGGTACTGTTGAAGTGCAAGCTCCACCGTACCCTTCACAAATTAGTATTCAATATTGTGTAAGTTAG